In a single window of the Bradyrhizobium sp. Ash2021 genome:
- a CDS encoding ABC transporter substrate-binding protein, translated as MPDIGSNVGIVRSSRLVWVAAALGALFTAAACAAPADNLNLVRDLAGRIGPIVGSALACPDVARPRIQFIVDKFQAVIKANASNEAERDDLSRLFDRSVADGRNALTAGRTNCRTAERQLADLEQSLAGKSASLIGVIGPAPAAAATAPAASLPRAALASTARGVTATEIRFGMVAPFSGPAKELGRQMKLGIDTAFNQANDAGGVEGRALRLISADDGYEPTRTVDAMKQLYEKDQVFGFIGNVGTPTAAVAVPYTLERRALFFGAFTGANVLRNDPPDRYVFNYRAGYAEETDAAVRYLIKLRRLQPRQIAVFAQQDSYGDAGFTGVSKAFRSLGLNDASILRLNYKRNTVDVDEAVNQLKAQKGAIKAVVMVGTYRAAAKFIEKTRYLFPAMIYTNVSFVGSTALADELMLLGPRFANGVIVTQVVPAVGGYSSAVLEYKNALAKYFPGEAPDYVSLEGYIAANVLIQALKRTGPQLDTERLIDVLENMHNLDLGLGTSLNFSRAEHQASHKIWGTAIDENGRYRSLELE; from the coding sequence ATGCCCGATATCGGGTCCAACGTCGGTATTGTGCGGAGCTCGCGACTAGTTTGGGTAGCGGCGGCACTTGGCGCTCTGTTCACGGCCGCGGCGTGCGCCGCGCCTGCCGACAATTTGAATCTCGTGCGCGACCTGGCGGGCCGCATCGGACCGATCGTTGGTTCGGCGCTGGCGTGCCCGGACGTCGCGCGCCCCCGGATCCAGTTCATCGTCGACAAGTTCCAGGCGGTGATCAAGGCGAACGCGTCCAACGAGGCCGAGCGCGACGATCTTTCGCGGCTGTTCGATCGTAGTGTCGCAGATGGCCGTAATGCTCTGACGGCAGGCCGGACCAATTGCAGAACGGCGGAGCGCCAGCTTGCCGATCTCGAACAGTCGCTTGCCGGGAAGTCGGCATCACTGATCGGCGTGATCGGGCCCGCGCCAGCCGCTGCCGCGACGGCGCCCGCCGCCTCCCTGCCGCGAGCGGCTCTCGCCTCCACCGCGCGCGGCGTGACCGCGACCGAAATCCGGTTCGGGATGGTGGCACCGTTTTCCGGTCCGGCGAAGGAGCTCGGGCGGCAAATGAAACTCGGGATTGATACCGCTTTCAATCAAGCCAACGACGCCGGCGGCGTGGAGGGCCGGGCGCTCCGGCTGATCTCGGCGGACGACGGTTATGAGCCGACGCGGACTGTGGACGCCATGAAGCAGCTCTACGAGAAGGATCAGGTCTTCGGCTTCATAGGAAATGTAGGAACGCCAACCGCGGCCGTCGCGGTACCCTACACGCTCGAGCGGCGGGCATTGTTCTTCGGCGCGTTCACGGGTGCGAATGTTCTGCGCAACGATCCTCCCGATCGCTATGTGTTCAACTATCGCGCGGGCTATGCGGAGGAGACTGACGCGGCCGTCCGCTATTTGATAAAGCTGCGCCGCCTGCAGCCCCGGCAAATCGCCGTATTCGCTCAGCAGGATTCCTATGGTGATGCCGGATTTACGGGCGTCTCAAAGGCGTTTCGTTCGCTCGGCCTGAACGACGCCTCCATTCTTCGGCTCAACTACAAGCGGAATACGGTGGACGTCGACGAGGCGGTCAATCAGTTAAAGGCGCAGAAGGGCGCGATCAAAGCCGTGGTCATGGTTGGAACGTACCGGGCCGCCGCCAAGTTCATCGAGAAGACGCGATACCTTTTTCCTGCAATGATTTACACCAACGTCTCGTTCGTTGGCAGCACCGCACTTGCCGATGAACTGATGCTGCTTGGGCCGCGCTTCGCTAATGGCGTCATCGTCACGCAGGTGGTACCTGCGGTTGGCGGCTATTCTAGCGCTGTCCTCGAATACAAAAATGCGCTCGCCAAGTATTTTCCCGGCGAGGCGCCGGATTATGTGTCGCTCGAAGGGTATATTGCCGCCAACGTCCTGATCCAGGCACTCAAACGGACGGGTCCGCAGCTCGATACTGAACGCCTGATCGACGTTCTTGAGAATATGCACAATCTCGATCTGGGTCTCGGCACTTCCCTCAATTTCAGCCGTGCCGAACACCAGGCGTCGCACAAGATCTGGGGAACGGCGATTGACGAAAACGGCCGGTATCGGTCTCTCGAGCTTGAATGA